Proteins from one Camelina sativa cultivar DH55 chromosome 8, Cs, whole genome shotgun sequence genomic window:
- the LOC104706885 gene encoding BURP domain protein RD22 has protein sequence MAIRLPVICLLGSFMVIAIAAELTPERYWSTALPNTPIPNSLHNLLNLDFTDEKSTNVQVGKGGVNVNAGKGKPSGGTAVNVGKGGVHVDTGKGKPGGGTHVSVSGGKGHGGGVGVHTGKPGKRTDVGVGKGGVTVRTRHKGKPVYVGVKPGPNPFVYNYAAKETNAAIFFLEKDLVPGKAMSVRFNAEDGYGGKTAFLPRGEAETVPFGSEKFSETLNRFSVEAGSEEAEMMKKTIEECEAKKVGGEEKYCATSLESMVDFSVSKLGKSHIRAVSTEVAKKNAPMQKYKIAAAGVKKLTDNNSVVCHKQKYPFAVFYCHKTMMTSVYAVPLEGENGMRAKAVAVCHKNTSAWNPNHLAFKVLNVKPGTVPVCHFLPETHVVWFGY, from the exons ATGGCGATTCGTCTTCCTGTGATATGTCTTCTTGGTTCATTCATG GTCATTGCTATTGCGGCTGAATTAACACCGGAGCGTTATTGGAGCACTGCTTTACCAAACACTCCCATTCCAAACTCTCTCCATAATCTTTTGAATCTCG acTTCACCGACGAGAAAAGCACCAACGTCCAAGTAGGTAAAGGCGGCGTAAACGTTAACGCCGGAAAAGGTAAGCCCAGCGGAGGAACTGCCGTGAACGTCGGAAAGGGAGGTGTACATGTGGACACCGGCAAGGGTAAGCCTGGAGGAGGGACACACGTGAGCGTTAGCGGCGGAAAAGGTCACGGAGGTGGCGTTGGAGTCCACACGGGTAAACCCGGGAAGAGAACCGACGTAGGAGTCGGCAAAGGCGGTGTGACCGTGCGCACGCGCCATAAGGGCAAGCCGGTTTACGTCGGTGTGAAACCAGGACCCAACCCTTTCGTGTATAACTATGCAGCGAAGGAGACTAACGCCGCTATCTTCTTCTTGGAGAAGGACTTGGTCCCGGGAAAAGCTATGAGCGTACGGTTTAACGCGGAGGATGGTTACGGAGGCAAAACGGCTTTCTTGCCACGTGGAGAGGCGGAAACGGTGCCATTTGGTTCGGAGAAGTTTTCGGAGACATTGAACCGGTTCTCAGTGGAGGCTGGTTCGGAAGAAGctgagatgatgaagaagacgattgAGGAGTGTGAAGCTAAAAAGGTCGGTGGGGAGGAGAAGTATTGTGCGACGTCTTTGGAGTCTATGGTTGACTTTAGCGTCTCTAAACTTGGCAAATCTCACATCAGGGCTGTTTCCACTGAG GTGGCTAAGAAGAATGCACCGATGCAGAAGTACAAAATCGCGGCGGCTGGAGTAAAGAAGTTGACTGACAACAACTCGGTAGTGTGTCACAAACAGAAGTACCCATTCGCGGTGTTCTACTGCCACAAAACAATGATGACTAGCGTTTACGCGGTTCCACTCGAAGGAGAGAACGGGATGCGAGCTAAAGCAGTTGCGGTGTGCCACAAGAACACCTCAGCTTGGAACCCAAACCACTTGGCCTTCAAAGTTCTTAACGTGAAGCCAGGGACCGTTCCGGTCTGCCACTTCCTCCCGGAGACCCATGTTGTGTGGTTTGGCTACTAG